Sequence from the Corallococcus sp. EGB genome:
AGACACGACCATCTACAAGGTCGTCGTCAATCACGAAGAGCAGTACTCCATCTGGCCCGCCGACCGAGAGAACGCGCTGGGCTGGAAGGACGCCGGCAAGCAGGGCCTGAAGGCCGAGT
This genomic interval carries:
- a CDS encoding MbtH family protein; translation: MSDEREDTTIYKVVVNHEEQYSIWPADRENALGWKDAGKQGLKAECLEYIKEVWTDMRPLSLRKKMEEDAARNKN